One window of Camelina sativa cultivar DH55 chromosome 4, Cs, whole genome shotgun sequence genomic DNA carries:
- the LOC109132490 gene encoding uncharacterized protein LOC109132490 produces the protein MMLSLGNVSRTLAKATIRISMCIRATYSEIGVXHPIPRLDDMLDKLSGSTIFSKINLKSGYHQVRMKQGLYKWLVMPFGLSNAPSTFMRLMNHVMRDFINKFVVVYFDDILIYSSCLTDHVKHLEHVLNTLHEEQLYANLKKCVFVANELVFLGFVVSE, from the coding sequence TGAGTTTGGGGAATGTTTCAAGAACTTTGGCAAAGGCAACTATACGGATTTCTATGTGTATAAGGGCTACTTATTCAGAGATCGGCGTCTTNCATCCAATTCCGCGTCTTGATGACATGTTGGATAAGCTCAGCGGATCAACCATTTTCTCCAAGATCAACCTCAAAAGTGGTTACCACCAAGTGAGGATGAAGCAAGGTTTGTACAAATGGTTGGTTATGCCATTCGGATTATCAAATGCCCCTTCGACCTTCATGCGCTTAATGAACCATGTGATGAGAGACTTTATCAACAAGTTCGTTGTGGTTTATTTCGATGATATTCTCATTTATAGCTCTTGCCTAACTGACCACGTCAAGCACTTGGAACATGTTTTAAACACCCTCCACGAAGAGCAACTGTACGccaacttgaaaaagtgcgtctTTGTTGCCAATGAACTTGTCTTCTTAGGTTTTGTTGTCAGTGAATAG